In a genomic window of Flavobacterium sp. KACC 22761:
- a CDS encoding DUF2157 domain-containing protein, whose translation MNQFDEQATKALLDKNLITENQFQEITAYRSQNIFSLNAELKLLLYLSVLLFTSGIGILIYKNIDSIGHIAILSILLLVIAVCFYYCFKNSKGFQKTETVFENPVLEYLVLAGNILTCIFIGYLQFQYKPFGEHYGLATLVPTIVSFFCAYYFDNRSVLTIAVTGLAAYVGLSVTPQDLLNNNDFYASESLSYSAVMLGVLLILWTIYSNRIALKTHFSLIFLTFALHIISIASISNLMNYDRLIWLIFAVVLGGSTFYFYKVSYQFKAMSLYVFMIVYGYIGANIMLFRLFENLDFSDIWELFVFLLPAYFIGSIVMFIKLIKNFHKQIAE comes from the coding sequence ATGAACCAGTTTGACGAACAGGCAACTAAAGCGCTCTTGGATAAGAACTTAATTACTGAAAACCAATTTCAGGAAATTACCGCTTATAGAAGCCAGAATATTTTTTCCTTAAATGCTGAATTAAAGTTGCTACTGTATTTGTCTGTTCTTCTTTTTACTTCGGGAATTGGAATTTTGATTTACAAAAACATCGACAGTATTGGCCATATAGCCATTCTTTCAATTTTGTTACTTGTAATTGCGGTTTGTTTTTATTACTGTTTTAAAAATTCCAAGGGTTTTCAAAAAACAGAAACCGTTTTTGAAAATCCGGTTTTAGAATATCTTGTTTTAGCAGGTAATATTTTGACATGCATTTTTATAGGATATCTTCAATTTCAATATAAACCCTTTGGAGAACATTACGGATTAGCAACATTAGTCCCAACAATAGTAAGTTTCTTCTGTGCTTATTATTTTGATAATAGAAGTGTGCTAACTATTGCCGTTACCGGGTTGGCTGCTTATGTCGGACTTTCTGTTACGCCTCAGGATTTATTAAATAATAATGATTTTTATGCCAGTGAGAGTTTGAGTTATTCAGCAGTTATGCTTGGCGTTTTATTGATTTTATGGACGATTTATAGTAATAGAATTGCATTGAAAACTCATTTTAGTTTAATCTTTCTAACTTTTGCTTTACATATTATTAGCATTGCTTCGATCAGTAATTTAATGAATTATGATCGCTTGATTTGGCTGATTTTTGCTGTAGTTTTAGGAGGATCAACTTTTTATTTTTATAAAGTTAGTTATCAATTTAAGGCAATGTCTCTGTATGTTTTTATGATTGTTTATGGTTATATTGGAGCAAATATAATGTTATTTAGACTTTTTGAAAATCTCGATTTCTCAGACATTTGGGAATTATTTGTTTTTCTTTTGCCAGCTTATTTTATTGGCTCTATTGTAATGTTCATTAAATTAATTAAAAACTTTCATAAACAAATTGCAGAATGA
- a CDS encoding DUF808 domain-containing protein has translation MGSGFFALLDDIAAIMDDVAVMSKVAAKKTAGILGDDLAVNAEKASGFASSRELPVLWAISKGSLLNKIIILPIAFLLSAFFPIAIMVILVLGGLFLAYEGAEKIYEFFFPHAHEESEGITDEVLTEEEILVIEKDKVKSAIVTDFILSVEIVIIALGTVIGKPLLQQIITVSIIAIIATIGVYGIVALIVRMDEVGFKMIQHSKKEKSLLKSVGNILVQALPKVIKALTVIGTIALIMVAGGLFVHNIEFFHHLLPNFPSIIKEFAIGLIIGFIVLAIVNLFKKLFKKKEAAV, from the coding sequence ATGGGTTCAGGTTTTTTCGCTTTATTAGATGATATCGCTGCAATTATGGATGATGTAGCAGTAATGAGTAAAGTTGCTGCAAAAAAAACAGCTGGAATTCTGGGCGATGATTTAGCTGTAAATGCCGAAAAAGCTTCAGGATTTGCATCATCTAGGGAGCTTCCAGTTTTATGGGCGATCAGTAAAGGTTCGTTATTGAATAAAATTATCATTCTTCCAATAGCATTTTTATTAAGTGCATTTTTTCCAATTGCCATTATGGTAATTTTGGTTTTGGGAGGATTGTTTTTAGCATACGAAGGAGCCGAAAAAATCTATGAATTCTTTTTTCCTCACGCACACGAAGAATCAGAAGGAATAACTGACGAAGTTCTTACCGAAGAAGAAATTTTGGTAATCGAAAAAGACAAAGTAAAATCAGCAATTGTAACTGATTTTATTCTTTCTGTAGAAATCGTAATTATCGCTTTAGGAACAGTAATCGGGAAACCATTATTGCAACAGATTATTACTGTATCCATCATTGCAATCATTGCCACTATAGGTGTTTACGGAATCGTAGCGCTAATTGTTCGTATGGACGAAGTTGGTTTTAAAATGATTCAGCACAGCAAAAAAGAAAAGAGCCTTTTAAAAAGCGTTGGAAACATTTTAGTTCAAGCACTTCCAAAAGTAATTAAAGCTTTGACCGTAATTGGAACAATTGCTTTAATTATGGTTGCAGGCGGATTATTCGTTCATAACATCGAATTTTTCCACCATCTTTTGCCAAATTTCCCTTCAATCATTAAAGAGTTTGCAATCGGCTTAATTATTGGATTTATCGTTTTGGCAATTGTAAATCTCTTCAAAAAACTATTCAAAAAGAAAGAAGCAGCAGTTTAA
- a CDS encoding M20 family metallo-hydrolase, protein MKNIDTLTQEAISLLKSLIETPSFSSEEDQTALLIENWFNQNEIPFKRENNNVWAFNKYFDENKPTLLLNSHHDTVRPNQAYTNDPFKAIEKDGKLFGLGSNDAGGCLVSLLAAFVHFYENQNLSHNIVIVASAEEESSGKNGLNSVLKHLPELDCAIVGEPTLMQLAVAEKGLLVLDVKVKGTASHAAHQNDDNALYKSIPVMEWFKNYKFDKISDVLGPVKMTVTQINAGKQHNVVPSECDLVVDIRVTDRYTNAEILEVVKANVNAEVTPRSMHLNASSIPLAHGLVQAGIALGRTTYGSPTLSDQSVLSCQSLKLGPGETLRSHSADEFIFVNEIVEGVDLYIKILTDFFKL, encoded by the coding sequence ATGAAAAATATAGATACGCTTACCCAAGAAGCAATTAGTTTATTAAAAAGCCTTATCGAAACCCCTTCATTTTCAAGTGAAGAAGATCAAACGGCTCTTTTAATCGAAAATTGGTTCAATCAGAATGAAATTCCTTTCAAGAGAGAAAATAACAATGTGTGGGCTTTCAACAAATATTTCGACGAAAACAAACCAACACTTTTACTAAATTCACATCACGATACTGTACGCCCAAATCAGGCTTACACCAACGATCCGTTTAAAGCAATCGAAAAAGACGGCAAACTATTCGGATTAGGAAGTAATGATGCCGGAGGATGTTTAGTTTCATTATTAGCGGCTTTTGTACATTTCTACGAAAACCAAAACCTTTCTCACAATATTGTAATTGTAGCTTCTGCTGAAGAAGAAAGTAGCGGAAAAAATGGTTTAAATAGTGTTTTAAAGCATTTGCCAGAATTAGACTGTGCAATTGTTGGAGAACCGACTTTAATGCAATTGGCAGTTGCAGAAAAAGGACTTTTAGTTCTTGATGTAAAAGTGAAAGGAACCGCAAGCCACGCTGCGCATCAAAACGATGATAATGCTTTGTACAAGTCAATTCCGGTAATGGAATGGTTTAAAAACTATAAATTCGACAAAATCTCTGATGTTTTAGGGCCTGTAAAAATGACCGTAACACAGATTAATGCCGGAAAACAGCATAATGTTGTGCCATCAGAATGTGATTTGGTTGTAGATATTCGTGTAACAGACCGTTATACCAATGCCGAAATTTTGGAAGTGGTAAAAGCAAACGTAAATGCTGAAGTAACGCCAAGATCAATGCACTTAAACGCTTCGTCTATTCCGCTTGCGCACGGTTTGGTTCAGGCAGGAATCGCTTTAGGAAGAACAACTTATGGTTCGCCAACACTTTCAGATCAGTCAGTTTTAAGCTGTCAGTCTTTGAAATTAGGGCCAGGAGAAACATTGCGTTCACATTCAGCAGACGAATTTATTTTTGTAAATGAAATTGTAGAAGGAGTCGACCTGTATATTAAAATACTAACCGATTTCTTTAAATTATAA
- the clpB gene encoding ATP-dependent chaperone ClpB, with amino-acid sequence MNINKFTIKSQEAIQLSQQLAQRNGQQQIENEHIFKAIFEVDENVAPFILKKLNVNVPLFLQILDSTIQSFPKVSGGDVMLSRDANKALNEAEIIAQKMNDEYVSIEHLILAIFDSKSKVSQILKDQGVTGKGLKAAIEELRKGERVTSASAEETYNSLNKFAKNLNELARTGKLDPVIGRDEEIRRVLQILTRRTKNNPMLIGEPGVGKTAIAEGLAHRIVDGDVPENLKDKIVFSLDMGALIAGAKYKGEFEERLKSVVKEVTAADGDIVLFIDEIHTLVGAGGGEGAMDAANILKPALARGELRAIGATTLDEYQKYFEKDKALERRFQKVLIDEPDTESAISILRGIKEKYETHHKVQIKDEAIIAAVELSQRYITNRFLPDKAIDLMDEAASKLRMEINSKPEELDVLDRKIMQLEIEIEAIKREKEESKLKILGMELANLKEERNEIYAKWKQEKDIVDGIQAVKHEIEDFKYEAERAERDGDYGKVAEIRYGKIKEAQERQESLQKQLLEFQSGNSLIKEEVTREDIAEVVAKWTGIPVTKMLQTEREKLLHLEDELHKRVVGQEEAIEAVSDAVRRSRAGLQDMKKPVGSFLFLGTTGVGKTELAKALAEYLFDDENAMTRIDMSEYQERHSVSRLVGAPPGYVGYDEGGQLTEAVRRKPYSVVLLDEIEKAHPDTFNILLQVLDEGRLTDNKGRLADFRNTIIIMTSNMGSNIIQEKFENLKGSVEAATEAAKNEVLGLLKQTVRPEFINRIDEIVMFTPLTVENISRIVSLQLKSVTKMLALQGITMDATPEAIAYLADKGYDPHFGARPVKRVVQREVLNQLSKEILAGNITTDSIILLDAFDGQLVFRNQTAK; translated from the coding sequence ATGAACATTAATAAATTTACAATTAAATCACAAGAAGCCATTCAGTTGTCGCAGCAATTAGCACAGCGAAATGGTCAGCAACAAATTGAAAATGAACACATTTTCAAAGCCATTTTTGAAGTGGATGAAAACGTTGCGCCGTTTATTTTGAAAAAACTCAATGTAAACGTTCCGTTGTTTCTTCAAATTTTGGACAGTACAATTCAGAGTTTTCCAAAAGTTTCAGGAGGAGATGTAATGCTTTCCAGAGATGCAAACAAAGCTTTAAATGAAGCGGAGATTATTGCACAAAAAATGAACGACGAATATGTTTCGATCGAGCATTTAATTTTAGCCATTTTTGACTCAAAAAGTAAAGTTTCTCAGATTTTAAAAGATCAGGGAGTTACTGGAAAAGGGCTGAAAGCTGCGATTGAAGAATTACGTAAAGGCGAAAGAGTAACATCAGCTTCTGCTGAAGAAACTTATAATTCGCTTAATAAATTCGCTAAAAACTTAAACGAATTAGCAAGAACAGGAAAACTTGATCCAGTTATTGGTCGCGACGAAGAAATTCGTCGTGTATTGCAGATTCTGACTCGTAGAACAAAAAATAATCCAATGTTAATTGGAGAACCTGGAGTCGGTAAAACAGCCATTGCAGAAGGTTTAGCGCACAGAATTGTGGATGGAGACGTTCCGGAAAACTTAAAAGATAAAATCGTTTTCTCTCTAGATATGGGAGCTTTGATTGCCGGAGCAAAATACAAAGGAGAATTTGAAGAGCGTTTAAAATCGGTTGTAAAAGAAGTTACAGCTGCAGACGGAGATATCGTTTTGTTTATTGACGAGATTCACACGCTTGTTGGTGCAGGTGGAGGAGAAGGCGCAATGGATGCTGCCAATATTCTGAAACCAGCTTTGGCTCGTGGAGAGTTGAGAGCAATTGGAGCAACAACTTTAGATGAATATCAAAAATATTTTGAAAAAGATAAAGCGCTTGAAAGACGTTTCCAAAAAGTTCTAATCGATGAGCCAGATACAGAAAGTGCGATTTCGATTTTGCGTGGAATCAAAGAGAAATATGAAACACATCATAAAGTTCAAATTAAAGACGAAGCGATTATCGCTGCGGTAGAACTTTCGCAAAGATATATTACGAATCGTTTCTTGCCAGATAAAGCGATTGACTTGATGGACGAAGCGGCTTCTAAACTGCGTATGGAAATCAATTCAAAACCAGAAGAATTAGATGTTTTGGATCGTAAAATCATGCAGTTAGAAATTGAAATCGAAGCCATCAAACGTGAAAAAGAAGAAAGCAAGCTGAAAATTTTAGGAATGGAATTGGCCAACCTGAAAGAAGAACGCAACGAAATCTATGCAAAATGGAAACAGGAAAAAGATATCGTTGACGGAATTCAGGCTGTAAAACACGAAATTGAAGACTTTAAATACGAAGCAGAACGTGCAGAACGTGACGGCGATTACGGAAAAGTAGCCGAAATTCGTTACGGAAAAATAAAAGAAGCGCAGGAACGCCAAGAATCTTTGCAGAAACAATTGTTAGAATTCCAATCTGGAAATTCTTTAATCAAAGAAGAAGTAACCAGAGAAGATATTGCAGAAGTTGTAGCAAAATGGACAGGAATTCCAGTTACAAAAATGCTTCAAACAGAAAGAGAAAAATTATTGCATCTCGAAGACGAATTGCACAAACGTGTAGTGGGTCAGGAAGAAGCGATAGAAGCTGTAAGTGACGCAGTTCGTAGAAGCCGTGCTGGTTTACAAGATATGAAAAAACCTGTTGGATCATTCTTATTCTTGGGAACAACCGGAGTGGGTAAAACAGAGTTGGCGAAAGCCCTAGCAGAATATCTTTTTGATGATGAAAATGCCATGACTCGTATCGATATGAGTGAATACCAAGAACGCCACAGCGTGAGCCGCTTAGTTGGTGCGCCTCCAGGATATGTTGGTTATGATGAAGGAGGTCAGTTGACAGAAGCCGTTCGTAGAAAACCTTATTCTGTTGTGCTGTTGGATGAGATCGAAAAAGCGCATCCAGATACCTTCAATATTTTATTGCAGGTTCTCGACGAAGGACGTTTGACAGACAACAAAGGACGTTTGGCTGATTTCAGAAATACGATTATTATTATGACCTCAAATATGGGAAGTAATATTATTCAGGAAAAATTTGAAAACCTCAAAGGAAGCGTTGAAGCAGCAACAGAAGCGGCTAAAAACGAAGTTTTAGGATTATTAAAACAGACTGTTCGTCCTGAGTTTATCAATCGTATCGACGAAATCGTAATGTTTACACCGCTTACGGTAGAGAATATCTCAAGAATTGTAAGTCTGCAATTAAAAAGCGTTACAAAAATGTTGGCTTTGCAAGGCATTACTATGGATGCAACTCCAGAAGCGATCGCTTATCTAGCAGACAAAGGTTACGATCCACATTTTGGGGCAAGACCTGTAAAACGTGTAGTTCAGAGAGAAGTTTTAAATCAGTTGTCAAAAGAAATTTTGGCAGGAAATATTACAACAGACAGCATCATTTTATTAGATGCTTTCGATGGCCAATTGGTTTTTAGAAACCAAACAGCTAAATAA
- a CDS encoding carbon-nitrogen hydrolase: protein MPKRKYKISVIQLNLNDVAENNLKKCISWVRDAASQGAEVILLPELYSSHYFCQSEDVDNFALAEPLYSTSFIAFSELAKELGVVIIVPFFEKRMAGIYHNSAYIIDTDGTEAGLYRKMHIPDDPHFYEKFYFTPGDLGFQAIETKKGTVGTLICWDQWYPEAARITALKGAEVLFYPTAIGWHPKEKEQYGENQYGAWMNVMKGHAVANGVFVAAANRIGLEKYIEGTEGIQFWGASFIAGPQGEILAQASHDKEEILIAEVDLDLQENVRQNWPFFRDRRIDAFGDITKRAIDK, encoded by the coding sequence ATGCCGAAAAGAAAATATAAAATATCAGTAATTCAGTTAAACCTGAATGATGTTGCTGAAAATAATCTTAAAAAATGTATCAGCTGGGTAAGAGACGCTGCAAGCCAAGGTGCTGAAGTTATCTTGCTTCCTGAATTATATAGTAGTCATTATTTCTGCCAAAGCGAAGATGTAGATAATTTTGCATTAGCAGAACCATTATACAGTACTTCATTTATTGCTTTCAGCGAATTGGCTAAAGAATTAGGAGTAGTAATTATTGTTCCTTTCTTCGAAAAAAGAATGGCTGGAATCTACCACAACAGTGCTTATATTATCGATACAGATGGAACAGAAGCTGGTTTGTACCGTAAAATGCACATTCCAGACGATCCGCATTTCTATGAAAAATTCTATTTCACTCCAGGTGATCTAGGTTTTCAGGCTATTGAAACTAAAAAAGGGACTGTTGGAACATTAATCTGCTGGGATCAATGGTATCCAGAAGCGGCTAGAATTACAGCTTTAAAAGGAGCTGAGGTTTTATTCTATCCAACAGCAATTGGATGGCATCCTAAAGAAAAAGAGCAATACGGTGAAAATCAATATGGAGCTTGGATGAATGTAATGAAAGGACATGCGGTAGCAAACGGTGTTTTCGTAGCAGCTGCGAACCGAATTGGTTTGGAAAAGTATATTGAAGGAACTGAAGGAATTCAATTCTGGGGAGCATCATTCATTGCTGGACCACAAGGAGAAATTTTAGCTCAAGCTTCACATGATAAGGAGGAAATCTTAATTGCTGAAGTTGATTTAGATCTTCAAGAAAATGTTCGCCAAAATTGGCCATTCTTCAGAGATAGAAGAATTGATGCTTTTGGAGATATTACAAAAAGAGCAATTGATAAATAA
- the argB gene encoding acetylglutamate kinase — translation MKKVTVIKIGGNIIDNPAELEQFLTDFSKIEGYKVLVHGGGKSATKMAQSIGLVPQMIDGRRITDAPMLDVVVMIYAGQINKHIVAQLQAKDNNAIGFSGADGNLIQSTKRNHPTIDYGFVGDVKQVNTKLLATLLEAGVVPVFCAITHDKNGQLLNTNADTIASELSIALSEVFDVTLTYCFEKQGVLMDSEDDSSVITEINEALYNKLKEEKVIHSGMIPKLDNCFNSLSRGVQKIKIGHHRMLQNSDIPHTTITL, via the coding sequence ATGAAAAAAGTTACCGTAATCAAAATAGGTGGAAACATCATCGACAATCCTGCAGAATTAGAACAATTTTTAACTGATTTCTCTAAAATTGAAGGATATAAAGTTTTAGTTCACGGCGGTGGAAAATCGGCTACAAAAATGGCTCAGAGTATTGGTTTGGTGCCACAAATGATTGACGGACGCCGAATTACGGATGCTCCAATGCTTGATGTTGTCGTGATGATTTATGCAGGACAAATCAACAAACATATTGTGGCGCAATTGCAGGCAAAAGATAATAATGCCATCGGTTTTTCGGGAGCTGACGGAAATTTAATTCAATCCACAAAAAGAAACCATCCAACAATTGATTACGGATTTGTAGGTGATGTAAAACAAGTCAACACCAAGTTATTGGCAACTTTACTGGAAGCTGGAGTTGTCCCAGTTTTCTGTGCTATTACACACGACAAAAACGGACAATTGTTAAATACTAACGCTGATACAATTGCAAGCGAATTGTCAATTGCTTTATCTGAAGTTTTTGATGTTACGCTGACTTATTGTTTTGAAAAACAAGGTGTTTTGATGGATTCAGAAGACGATTCGTCTGTAATAACAGAAATCAATGAAGCATTATACAATAAACTAAAAGAAGAAAAAGTAATCCATTCCGGAATGATTCCAAAACTGGATAACTGTTTCAATAGTTTATCAAGAGGTGTGCAGAAAATCAAAATTGGGCATCACAGAATGCTCCAAAATTCAGATATTCCGCATACAACGATTACGTTGTAA
- the argH gene encoding argininosuccinate lyase has translation MKLWEKGIPTDKQIEQFTVGNDRELDLVLAKYDALGSIAHTKMLGQIGLLTAEETTSLVDALNEIIADIVVGNFEIEDSFEDVHSKIEYLLTVKLGDAGKKIHTARSRNDQVLVDVHLYLKDELKAIKEQVKTLFDLLMESAEKHQNVLLPGYTHLQIAMPSSFGMWFSAYAESLIDDITMLNATSKIVDQNPLGSAAGYGSSFPINRTFTTKELGFETLKYNAVAAQMSRGKAEKTVAFAMTSVAGTLSKFAMDVCLYMSQNFDFIGLPAHLTTGSSIMPHKKNPDVFELIRGKCNKIQALPYEITLITNNLPSGYHRDLQLLKEGLFPAIQNLKACLDIAIFSIKDITVKDHILEDKKYDYLFTVDTLNEMVVAGMPFRDAYKAVAEQLEAGTYKSPKETKHTHEGSINNLCLDAIKDKMKAAF, from the coding sequence ATGAAACTTTGGGAAAAAGGAATACCAACAGATAAACAAATAGAACAATTCACCGTTGGAAACGATCGTGAGCTGGATTTGGTTTTAGCAAAATACGATGCTTTAGGTTCAATTGCTCACACGAAAATGCTTGGACAGATTGGTTTGTTGACTGCTGAAGAAACAACATCTTTAGTTGATGCTTTAAACGAAATCATTGCAGATATCGTAGTTGGTAATTTCGAAATCGAAGACAGTTTTGAAGATGTACATTCTAAAATCGAATATCTTCTAACGGTAAAACTAGGCGATGCAGGGAAAAAAATCCATACTGCGCGTTCTCGTAATGATCAAGTTTTGGTAGATGTTCATTTGTATTTAAAAGACGAATTAAAAGCTATAAAAGAGCAGGTAAAAACATTGTTTGATTTGTTGATGGAATCGGCAGAAAAACATCAAAATGTATTATTGCCAGGATATACACATTTGCAAATTGCCATGCCATCGTCTTTCGGAATGTGGTTTTCAGCTTACGCCGAAAGTTTGATAGATGATATTACGATGCTAAATGCCACTTCAAAAATTGTAGATCAGAATCCGTTAGGTTCTGCAGCAGGTTATGGAAGTTCATTCCCAATCAATAGAACTTTTACGACTAAGGAATTAGGTTTTGAAACTTTAAAATACAACGCTGTTGCGGCACAAATGAGCCGTGGAAAAGCAGAAAAAACAGTTGCTTTTGCCATGACGAGCGTTGCAGGAACGTTATCAAAATTTGCAATGGACGTTTGTTTGTATATGAGCCAGAACTTTGATTTTATCGGTTTGCCGGCACATCTCACAACAGGTTCAAGTATAATGCCTCATAAAAAGAATCCGGATGTTTTTGAATTGATCAGAGGGAAATGCAATAAGATTCAGGCGCTTCCATATGAAATCACTTTAATTACAAATAATCTTCCAAGCGGTTATCACAGAGATTTACAGCTTTTAAAAGAAGGTTTATTCCCAGCGATTCAAAACCTGAAAGCTTGTTTGGATATTGCGATTTTTTCAATAAAAGATATCACAGTAAAAGATCATATTTTAGAAGATAAAAAATACGATTATTTGTTTACCGTAGATACTTTAAACGAAATGGTGGTTGCGGGAATGCCGTTTAGAGATGCATACAAGGCTGTTGCTGAACAATTAGAAGCCGGAACGTACAAATCACCAAAAGAAACGAAACATACGCATGAAGGAAGTATCAACAATTTATGCCTTGATGCTATTAAAGATAAAATGAAAGCTGCTTTTTAA
- the ytxJ gene encoding bacillithiol system redox-active protein YtxJ has translation MSFFNSIFGSSENSEAPKSKVNWTELTDILQLMEIEAISQEKPVVIFKHSTRCSISRMALKQFEREYDLENVADAYFLDLIAHRDVSNEIANRFGVYHESPQLILIKNGKAIYDVSHSDIDAEALKSKV, from the coding sequence ATGAGTTTTTTTAATTCAATCTTCGGAAGTTCAGAGAATTCAGAAGCCCCAAAAAGTAAAGTAAACTGGACAGAATTAACCGATATTCTTCAGTTAATGGAAATTGAAGCCATTTCACAGGAAAAACCAGTTGTCATTTTTAAACATAGTACAAGATGCAGCATTAGCCGAATGGCTTTAAAACAATTTGAAAGAGAATATGATCTTGAGAATGTTGCGGATGCCTATTTCCTTGATTTAATAGCACACAGAGATGTTTCAAACGAAATTGCAAACAGATTTGGAGTTTATCACGAATCTCCACAATTGATTTTAATCAAAAATGGAAAAGCTATTTACGATGTTTCGCATAGTGATATTGATGCAGAAGCATTAAAAAGCAAAGTATAG
- a CDS encoding T9SS type A sorting domain-containing protein, whose amino-acid sequence MKKNLFSLLFFLSLSLSAQQYVMSAPEGFGAGATGGGNATPLTVSTYADLITKLKLTTPQVILVSGTLNCTYTSLLVTNKTIIGLPGARLVSTDQTASGSGILSLKPGSDNIIIRNLIFEGPGAYDVDGHDNLTSEATNLWVDHCEFQDGMDGNFDNKGVADNVTISWTKFTYLKTPKAGGSGGADDHRFSDLVGSSKSDAPSDGHYSITFKNCYWAEGCKERMPRGRNAELHILNCYYNTSVSGSLAIGLGGGDKNSTCYVEGTDFAKIGTAFKNYISTDGGTVGISFVNSLKAPVDYGEAVAKPLYTYATIPVADVAGYVTNTSCGAGATLQVTADGKISSSCSNLGFGEKKSLDVSLDYYPTVIDSILNIKFSSSENGMATINVFSSNGSKVFTKSKSIVSDEKIELNLGNLAKGTYVCKIQIENRTKTFKVIKN is encoded by the coding sequence ATGAAAAAGAATTTGTTTTCGCTCCTTTTTTTCTTGAGCTTATCTCTTTCGGCACAACAGTATGTAATGTCTGCCCCCGAAGGCTTTGGAGCCGGAGCAACTGGCGGAGGAAATGCCACGCCTTTAACGGTAAGCACCTATGCCGATTTAATAACAAAATTAAAATTAACGACCCCGCAAGTTATTTTAGTTTCGGGAACGCTAAATTGTACTTATACAAGTTTGCTTGTTACCAACAAAACCATTATTGGGCTTCCGGGAGCTCGACTAGTCAGCACAGACCAAACCGCTTCAGGTTCAGGAATTCTAAGTTTAAAACCTGGTTCTGATAATATTATTATTAGAAATCTAATTTTTGAAGGTCCAGGCGCTTATGATGTTGACGGACATGATAATCTAACTTCTGAAGCGACAAATCTTTGGGTTGATCATTGCGAGTTTCAAGATGGTATGGATGGTAATTTTGACAATAAAGGTGTCGCAGACAATGTTACCATTTCATGGACAAAATTCACTTATCTAAAAACTCCAAAAGCAGGTGGCTCTGGTGGGGCCGACGATCATCGTTTTTCAGATCTAGTGGGTTCTTCTAAAAGTGATGCACCCTCAGATGGACATTATAGTATTACTTTCAAAAACTGTTATTGGGCAGAAGGATGCAAGGAAAGGATGCCAAGAGGAAGAAATGCCGAATTGCATATTTTGAATTGTTATTACAATACTTCAGTTTCAGGCTCATTGGCGATTGGTTTAGGTGGAGGCGATAAAAACTCAACTTGCTATGTTGAAGGAACTGATTTTGCTAAAATTGGAACTGCTTTTAAAAATTACATCAGTACTGATGGTGGAACAGTGGGAATCAGCTTTGTTAATTCACTAAAAGCTCCAGTTGACTATGGCGAAGCTGTTGCAAAACCTTTGTATACATACGCTACAATTCCTGTAGCTGATGTTGCTGGTTATGTGACCAATACTTCATGCGGAGCCGGCGCCACTCTTCAAGTTACTGCTGATGGAAAAATTTCTTCGAGCTGTAGCAATTTAGGATTCGGTGAAAAAAAAAGTCTAGACGTAAGTCTTGACTATTACCCAACAGTTATAGACAGCATCTTAAACATTAAATTTTCAAGTTCAGAAAATGGAATGGCAACAATAAATGTCTTTTCATCTAATGGTTCAAAAGTATTCACAAAGTCAAAAAGCATTGTTTCCGACGAAAAGATCGAATTAAACTTAGGAAATCTTGCAAAAGGAACCTATGTCTGCAAAATTCAAATTGAAAACAGAACAAAAACTTTTAAGGTTATTAAAAACTAA